In the Pecten maximus chromosome 5, xPecMax1.1, whole genome shotgun sequence genome, CATgcattatattgttatcattatttccaCTGTAGGTGACCGTGCTGGGAATTCCGGCAGAAGAAGGAGGTGGCGGGAAAGTTATTCTCATCGACAAACACGCCTTTGACAATTTTGATGTGGTGATGACGTCACACCCTGAGCAAACAGATAGTGTGAGGCCGAATCTGATCACCATTCAGAGGTAAGGGATTGGTGTGAGGCCGAATTTGATCACCATTCAGAGGTAAGGGATTGGTGTGAGGCCCAATTTCATTGTCATTCAGAGGTAAGGGATTGGTGTGAGGCCGAATTTGATCACCATTCAGAGGTAAGGGATTGGTGTGAGGCCGATTTTGATCGCCATTCAGAGGTTAAACATTGTCTTAGAAGACATGATCGCAGGTGATCAGACGACATAGTAAACACGTCTTTCCTTAAGGCGGACGAAGTTTGATTCCCTGACGGACTAAGTAGATAGTCCTTTCCTTtgccattaaaaaaaattagaaatgGATTTCGAACTAACGTCAAACACATCTTAACCCAACCCCCCCAAAATATATCTTTCGTGTTTGTGTTACCTACAGCAAGTCAgctgataatttttttaaaattacaatatgatttgtttttctttgttttaaaagttaaaacatGTTACAGGATAATTTATACtgtgtgttttgttgttttttgtgaatcataataattacatatcatCTGATAATTATACTACAATATAtagtagtgtacatgtataccgttggatttattgtattgtacatacatgaaCATAATTTACATAGTAAATGATGTAGTATTTGtcatatttagtatttttagcCTAATTACTTAAGTTATAGTAGTGGTCTACTCTGTTTCCAGGGTAACCGTGACTTATAAGGGCAAGGCCAGTCACGCCGCTGCATTTCCCTGGAAGGGTATTAACGCACTGGATGCGGCAGTCACGTGCTACCAGACCGTGTCCTGCATGCGCCAACAGATGAAACCGACATGGAGAGTGAACGGTAGCTATTTATATTTCAAGAAGCAAGTAATTTCTCCGCTATTGTTTGCTGAGAGATGACCAACCCCTTGAAGGTTTGACAGACAGTTAGTATGGGATTTATTGACGTGATATATTGGAtatcatttcaattttatttcaattagatgTTCGTAACTTGTCAGCCAGTTTTACCTGTTTTCACTCACAGATACTCAAAAACTAAGCAGCCTAAGGATCATGAATAATTAAGTTATTACTCTATTATATCTAATTTGCGATTTGTAATGGAACTTAACCCTGCGTATACTTTAAATCGGCATAGGATGTGCATaatgaatatcatattttagaCTTACATTTCATTGGTGAAATTGGAGACcgtgatatatagatataggaCGACTATTTTACgttattactattttttttttttttttaacaggaataataaaaaaaggtGGTGTGAAAGCAAACATCATACCAGAAGAAGCTGTACTGCAATATTCCATCCGGGCACCGAACAAGACGGAGCTTAATGTGCTGTTGGAAAAGATGTCTCATTGTTTCGAAAGTGCAGCTAAAGCAACAGGATGCAAGGTATAACATGTTGGCATTCGATATTCAATGACATATTCCGATTATCATGAATATTTAGGTAAGAATTTACCCTTGTTTTTCTCGTTTTTTTTCCagtttatgtataatgtatattataagaCATTAGTAAATAGCGATAATTAGCGACTATCATGAATATTTAGGTAAGATTTTACCCTTGTTTTTTCTCGTTTTTATTCCagtttatgtataatgtatattataggacaTTAGTAAATAGCGATAATTAGCGACTATCATGATTATTTAGGTAAGATTTTACCCTTGTTTTTTCTCGGTTTTTTTTCAGCttatgtttaatgtatattataggacaTTAGTAAATAGCGATAATTAGCGACTATCATGAATATTTAGGTAAGATTTTACCCTTGTTTTTCTCGGTTTTTTTCagtttatgtataatgtatattataggacaTTAGTAAATAGCGATAATTAGCGACTATCATGAATATTTAGGTAAGATTTTACCCTTGTTTTTCtcggtttttttttcagtttatgtataatgtatattataggacaCTAGTAAATAGGGATAATTAGCGACTATCATGAATATTTAGGTAAGATTTTACCCTTGTTTTTTATCGTTTTTTTCCAGttgatgtataatgtatattataggacaTTAGTAAATAGCGATAATTAGCGACTATCATGAATATTTAGATGAGATTTTACCCTTGTTTTTCTCGGGTTTTTTTCagtttatgtataatgtatattataggacaCTAGTAAATAGCGATAATTAGCGACTATAATTTGCGTTATATCTTTTCATTCATGAAAAAAGCCTTAACATGCATTCAAAAGAAACACGTACGTTTGACAGGAAACAGCTTTTTCTGTGTTTGTTGACATCCCGCCTTAGTCTTTCTATGTCAGTATTTCAATAATCATTTCTTTACTTTATAGGTTGAGTGTAAAAATTCGGATGTGCCGTATCTTAATTTCATCGGTAATAAAGAGCTGGCCTCTACGTTCGAGACAAATGCAAAGGAATTAGGGTTAGCGTTTGATGAAGATAGAATGTGTTCGGAAGGTATTCAAGCGTCCTCGGACATAGGAAACGTGTCATACATCGTTCCCAGTCTCCATCCAGTGTTCCACATCGGAACTGACGAGGTCAACCACACTAGGGGCTACGCCGAGGCTACAGGTAAGGTCAAATATATTAGGGGCTTCACTGAGGCTACACGAAGGCCAACCTCACTAAGGGTTTTACAGGGGCTATGTATTAGATCAAATATACCAGGTGCTTCACTGAGGCTCGAGGTAGGGTCATCCACACTAGGCGCTTCACTGAGGCTAGATGACGTCCAAGTTAAGGTCAACCACACCATGTGCTTTACTTATAAATTCAAGACCGCAAAATACACAATAATGATAGTAATGTCTTACGAAAGCAATCTCATTCCGAATAGGCATTTTAAAACATCGATTTTTAAAGATATTGTATTCTTACAGTTTTCAAGGACCAACTTTTTACAATACGTTTTATACAAAGACAACATTCTCTTCTGATTTCGTTAATTTAGATAAAACACAATTTCTTTACTCCCACAAGGTGCCGCTGCTGCACAGCCATATACCCTACGGCAAGGGAAAGCAATAGCGATGACAGCCGTCGACGTCTTCACAAACAAGGATCTTTTACAAAGAATCAAAATTGAATTCGAAAACGAACCACAAAGAAAGGATTAACTTGATGTTGTTGTCAAAATATAGACCTAGAATCCTTGTCGAGCATGTCTTCAAGCGTTATAATACTAATGTAAAATATCCCAATATATCACTTATCACCAAAATGGTTCTCCTGTCGCTGAAGAATCTATAGGAGGTCTTTATTCATACATGTTTCATAACTGATATGGTACATGATAAAATTCGTAACATTGTGTTATTGTTTCTGTTTACACGCATATGATTGGTCGTTTCTGACCTCAAACAATTCTGATTGGCCTGTGACTATGGACTGCTTTTACTATTCTCACTTAATCAATttgtaaaaaatgtataatcTACAAATAACGTTTTACACCTAAAATTGATAATAACGTTTTCTTCAtaaggaaatatattttgtcGCGTAATGATTTACATAATTTAGTTGCTACATGTATGGAGAATTAAAACTCGACAAGcttacattaattttgtaagtaaagaagttatgAGATAAACTTGTTCCCCAACAAAAAAGGACTGGCTGCTTATCACTGTAAAGCTCGTTTCTTTcctaattttgaaaattttgaaactCGTGTTaaaaacattataaacaacCGTCACTTGTAAGGGAACGTCTACATGTCTGTAGTACACTCCCAGACAAGCTTGcctttaataaataaatagatgaatTATTTCGGTTTGTCTTATTGTATCTTTTTCTCTTCTGgaagttttaatgaaattttcaaagcTCCTCCAGTTCCATATCCAATGTAATAGGAACATGGTTTTCTAAGAGATGTCACTTTTTCACAATGACGTCATTCAGTCGCATGCCATCCAAAGCAATTTGGGTAAattgtcttgcccaaggacacaaccacgacagcacagaccggcctgTTCCTTAGCTTCCAGAAACACAAGCTGATGATTTAACGATGGACTGTTCTGCAGTATCTAATACcttgattgcacttgtttgaATTCACTTTTAAAGGTTAAATTTACGGAAAATATCGACTTGAACTGGAAGCAGTTTTTGTGATGAATTATTTCTTCAATGTAGCCTCAAACAATGTATTTCCTGCCACCTTTGGGTAGTGTTTCAGTCTACAATTAAATTTCACTTCTAATGTTTCATTCTTTAACTGAATTTCAGTTAAGGGGAAACGACACGCTAAGGAAATAATGAAACGATTATCATGAAAATTAACATGAGTGAACTTAGCGGAACCATTTGCTTTGTTACAAAATTACTATGCCCTTCCATACTTACTTTCTCGATATCTAGGCTTTTTGGAGAAACCATGAAATCaaccaaaacaaaatcaaaagcgattatttcaaaatacgGACAAAAAAGCCCCAATTCTCTGTAAAGGTTTAGTGGTGATAAGGAGAATCATTATTGAGTTGAGAAGCTTTGCCAACAGgtatgaaattgatttttttctcaacattattcttttttttcatgACGGAAATCATATATATCCTTTCTTGCAGTgttagattttgataaattttggaTTAAGGAAAAAAGACTTGACctttcaatgaaaataacaatagcgcaacacattatttttttctttttatcactTTAacaagagttatccccctttacTATTCAACCAACAAATATGTTCAAAGCACCTGGCTATATGAGCAAATGCATCAGCgctcaaagggagataactattaCATACTGTACTCAAACATATGTTAAACGTTCGATCGAAAATCCTCTCTGTTTAGTTTAAGTGCATCGTTAACTTATACATGCTCGACCTCCCTGATAAGGACCTTAATTATTATGTTTGCTGATCATTTGTTATTATTATCAGGAACGTCTGGTGGAATCCAGTCCTCGTTAAACAAACTACATTCATACTGCTCAGAATTGAACACTTGTACAACCAAATCGATGATTTTCATGTGCAGTTTTAACATTTTGCACTAGTGAATGTAATTATATCGTCAACATTACAAATTCTTCGGGTAAATTTCTTCCATGTGTCAACATTTATCAAACAAAGGGCTAAAAATCACATTTGCAATAAACAAGTGTTCTTAACGGATAGAAGTTTTCCCAGCACAATCTAAATTTAATTCCTTCGTCAAACCATTACTAACATGCAACACCGAAATTGGGGACTTATATCGAAAGCTTACTGAGGCCATGATAAGCAATGAAAGCAAATGGT is a window encoding:
- the LOC117326969 gene encoding peptidase M20 domain-containing protein 2-like — its product is MAHLKRVACKAIDGVALKLNKISQELWKNSEMNYKEHHAHTILTDFLENQGFHVDKKYKLDTAFRATFGNDRKGPHVAVLCEYDALPENGHACGHNLIAELGVAAGVGIKAAMETSRQPIGKVTVLGIPAEEGGGGKVILIDKHAFDNFDVVMTSHPEQTDSVRPNLITIQRVTVTYKGKASHAAAFPWKGINALDAAVTCYQTVSCMRQQMKPTWRVNGIIKKGGVKANIIPEEAVLQYSIRAPNKTELNVLLEKMSHCFESAAKATGCKVECKNSDVPYLNFIGNKELASTFETNAKELGLAFDEDRMCSEGIQASSDIGNVSYIVPSLHPVFHIGTDEVNHTRGYAEATGAAAAQPYTLRQGKAIAMTAVDVFTNKDLLQRIKIEFENEPQRKD